The following are encoded together in the Sparus aurata chromosome 1, fSpaAur1.1, whole genome shotgun sequence genome:
- the LOC115569969 gene encoding uncharacterized protein LOC115569969 yields MFSGAQPGLKPRAQSFLLINTKKKQNMAVQPKITPRGGDITPPVVRRTSLPAGQHSPSAAVAQPAAQPSGAARPPLGPLAKRAQQWRACTMSNWVLKTVTRGYRLQFASTPPRFNMVLQSRAQGERARILQEEINLLQVKGAIRIVPPEERQSGFYSRYFLVPKKGGGLRPILDLRALNKYMRKYKFRMLTHTALIRFVRPGDWFISIDLKDAYFHIPIYPPHRKYLRFAFQGITYEYMVLPFGLSLSPRVFVKCTEAAIAPLRERGMRLATYIDDWLLASQSPEQIQAHTRLLTSHLAALGFTVNWEKSVLFPTQNITFIGLSLDSVALRARLSAERVEAFRACLTFFRRGTRLKFRICLRLLGLMASALTVIPLGRLHMRPFQRWVASLNLNPTRHGQRQVSIPTACILALRPWRRKPFLTTGVTMGTVLTRKVVTTDASRAGWGATCEGRIINGTWSPQMQVFHINCLELQAVSLALKHFLPFLRGQHVLVRTDNTTVVAYINRQGGLRSRHLHMLAHRLIMWSSSHLLSLRATHVPGVLNLGADLLSRGNPRYKDWKLHSEVVAQIWERYGRAKVDLFASEESAQCPLFYSLTGQSAPMGLDALAHEWPRVLLYAFPPLELITPTLARVRERGLTLILIAPRWQGKHWLAEIFQLLHGQPWPLPLRRDLLTQARGEIFHPHPERMALWAWPVKG; encoded by the coding sequence atgttttctggtgcGCAACCAGGCTTGAAGCCAAGGGCGCAGTCGTTTTtgttaataaacacaaaaaagaaacagaacatgGCTGTACAGCCCAAAATAACACCACGGGGGGGAGACATAACCCCACCCGTGGTGCGGCGGACCAGTCTGCCTGCTGGACAGCACAGTCCGAGCGCCGCGGTTGCACAACCTGCTGCCCAGCCCAGCGGAGCAGCGAGACCGCCGTTAGGTCCGCTAGCAAAGCGAGCTCAGCAGTGGCGTGCATGCACGATGTCGAACTGGGTGTTGAAAACTGTAACCAGAGGTTACAGGCTCCAGTTCGCGTCCACCCCGCCCAGATTCAACATGGTTTTGCAATCAAGGGCGCAGGGGGAAAGAGCTCGTATTCTGCAGGAGGAAAtcaacctgctgcaggtcaaGGGAGCTATCCGAATAGTACCgccagaagagagacagagcggtTTCTATTCGAGGTATTTTCTGGTCCCGAAGAAAGGCGGGGGTCTGCGACCCATATTAGATCTGCGTGCTCTGAACAAATACATGAGAAAGTACAAGTTCAGGATGCTGACGCACACAGCTCTGATAAGATTCGTGCGCCCAGGCGACTGGTTCATATCCATAGACCTGAAGGACGCGTATTTTCACATCCCTATTTATCCCCCGCACAGAAAATATCTCCGATTTGCCTTCCAGGGCATAACATACGAGTATATGGTGCTCCCGTTCGGCCTTTCATTGAGTCCACGGGTGTTTGTAAAATGCACCGAAGCGGCCATTGCCCCGCTAAGAGAGAGGGGAATGCGCTTAGCGACATACATAGACGATTGGCTTTTAGCCTCACAGTCTCCCGAACAAATTCAGGCTCACACCAGACTGCTCACGTCACATCTGGCCGCCCTGGGTTTCACGGTGAACTGGGAAAAGAGTGTTTTGTTCCCAACTCAGAACATCACTTTCATCGGTCTGTCACTGGACTCGGTCGCACTGAGAGCGCGTCTGTCTGCGGAGAGGGTGGAAGCCTTTCGGGCTTGTCTGACATTTTTTCGCAGAGGGACGCGACTAAAGTTCAGAATATGTCTCAGACTGCTGGGGCTAATGGCATCGGCCTTGACGGTCATTCCGCTCGGCCGTTTGCACATGAGGCCTTTTCAGCGGTGGGTGGCGTCGCTCAACTTAAACCCGACGCGCCACGGACAGCGCCAGGTCTCAATCCCCACTGCGTGCATCCTGGCTTTGCGTCCTTGGAGACGCAAACCTTTTCTGACAACAGGAGTTACCATGGGAACTGTCCTGACCAGGAAAGTTGTTACTACAGACGCCTCCCGAGCGGGCTGGGGAGCCACCTGCGAGGGCAGAATAATAAATGGCACATGGAGCCCACAGATGCAGGTGTTTCACATAAACTGCCTGGAACTCCAGGCTGTGTCGCTGGCACTGAAGcattttctgccctttttgAGAGGGCAGCATGTTCTGGTCAGGACGGACAATACCACGGTAGTGGCATATATCAACAGACAGGGAGGGCTGCGTTCACGTCATCTGCACATGCTGGCACACAGACTGATAATGTGGAGCAGCTCACACCTATTATCGCTGAGAGCCACTCACGTACCGGGAGTACTGAACCTGGGGGCAGACCTGCTATCCAGGGGCAACCCTCGCTACAAGGATTGGAAACTCCACAGCGAGGTGGTGGCTCAGATTTGGGAGAGATACGGTCGAGCGAAGGTGGATCTCTTTGCGTCAGAAGAGAGCGCTCAGTGCCCTCTGTTTTACTCACTCACTGGCCAGAGCGCGCCGATGGGGCTGGATGCATTGGCGCACGAGTGGCCTCGTGTCCTCCTATACGCTTTTCCCCCATTAGAGCTGATCACTCCTACTCTCGCCAGAGTGCGGGAGAGGGGCCTGACTCTAATCCTGATAGCTCCCCGCTGGCAAGGGAAACACTGGCTAGCGGAGATATTTCAACTGTTGCACGGACAGCCGTGGCCTCTGCCCCTCCGCCGGGACCTCCTGACGCAGGCACGCGGAGAGATTTTTCATCCTCATCCGGAGCGCATGGCTCTATGGGCCTGGCCCGTGAAAGGTTGA